The genome window CAGGGAATCAAGGAAGGTGGATGATTAAATATGGAACCTAATATTATTCCCGTCTTTAGTTTTCTTATAATATACTACATCCCttacattttagttaaaattatcTAAAGGAACCTTCATAAACAAGACTCCGTAGGAACAATCAAAACAAACAGGTGGTGGTAGCATCGGTCGGAAGAAGTCTATATATAAACCTAAACCCTATGATATATCACACAAGTAGCCATTGTAGCTCTCAAAATCCTTGGTAGGTAGGTAAAACATGGTTTACAACGTTCCCAAAGGCTCAGAATTGCCGAATAAGAAGCAGCTTCGGAAAGTATTCCTGGACTGCGACGTAGATGATAACAATGTGCTAACCAAGGAAGAGATAAAGAATGCATTTGATCGATTCGGTTCCCTCTTCCCTGGTTTCAGAGCTTGGAGGGCACTGAAACGTGCCGATAAAAATAAGGATGGATGCATCAGCCTGGACGAGCTTGACAACCTCATTGATTACGCTTATAAACGTGGGTACTTCAACGTTGGTTgattataaaacttaaattactTGTATTTATTCTAATACCTAGTTTTTCCGCTAAGCTTGAAATTAGTTTCAGGTTTAAAAGCTTCTGTATATTACTTGTCTTTGTTTGGTTTGAGTTTGGGCTCTGATATATGAAGTGAATTTAGCCGAAGTCCATGACGACGTAATTCGATTTCATATAAAAAGTCCTTAATTTGAGCTTCACTCCGTGGATGCAATCCCCTCAAGTTTTATAGCATTTCCTGTGTTTAGAATCTCATACTTTAGACCCTTACAATactgaaatttcaattttaagggATTAAAATATCTTTGAAATTTCCACAAAAtcagtttttaatttttttaattttcattatttatacttcagttataaatatctaatttatactatatattagaggtgttcatgggtcgggtcgggtcgggccggacctaaatatgatattaacatactttatgtTTGCCCAACCAGGCCTGAAATctaggcttaaaattttgccaaacttgtccatatttgcaaaagactagcctgcccatttttttaatttttttaaaaaatatttatattatattattttaatatttaataattttatatattttttatctattgaaaatttttatatagtcatcttaacattttttttaatttttacattaaagtagtattatatatttatcataggattattttttaatgtgttctaaattatatatatatataacataatataaaatattattaacttaaaacaGGTCGGGCCGAGCCGGGCTCGGGCCTTGAATGTCAAACTCGAGCCCGACTCATATTTTAATTGGGCCTAATTGTTTTagcccaagcccattttttagtCCTAATATATTTACCCAAACGTTCCCGAATTTTGAGTGAGCCTTTAGGCCTGAGTGGGtagcccggcccatgaacagaTTCACTTATATAACAATGTACACAAACATATGggtaacattaaattaaatggataatattcaatttaaaataaatatttaattaaataaattatattagattatatgaataatattttgttttaaataaattatatagatatttAATTCGGTagcagaaatttaaaaaaagattaatacttaattaaataaatcaattaatcaattacacaatttatctatttcatttaacttaaagaatctttttatttaagttaaagaaattatcacatttaaaaaacaagtatGTTTTTCATATTAGATCAATTAtctattcaataaaattaagtgttatttaaaatagataaatatttaattaaatatattaattaatctattagataatttatctatttgatttaacataaataatttttatttaacttaaagaaattatcacatataaaaagtattttttcatattagatcaattttctatttaataaaattaatttttattttcagattactgtaaaaataattaatatatatttatattatcttaACTAATATTATCCTAAGAATAAAACTGAATATAAGGgttattatgaataaaataaaagttaatttcattaattgattaaagtagaacaaaaataaatacaaaattataaaaaaatcaaatattaaaaattttactgttaaaacagtttaatttaaaaatatataataaataacctataaaaattttaaaagtattatctaagttataattaattaatattaatattcaaacatGATTAATCTTTGTatcgttttaatattaaatatttttaagatcaaataaaattaatataatcgattttaaattagttaaataatgttataattaCATTAAGTTTTCAAGTCATTAATAACATTTTGAGGAATTtcgttaatattttttataaaaaataatgttacaaaaaatattataaaattaatatatacacTCCACCCGTGAAATGCgaactaattaaaatataattcactTCATATTAATCTATTGTGGTGTTTCATTCTCTAATTTCAATTTCCATTGCTgattaatttactttaaaatcaatataatctaaataaaaattttattgatttatttaattttttgaggaaactaattcatttaattttgagCAAACTAATTACATGAAAATAGAATCcttaatttaatagaaaatagtaGATTAAATTCAAGACAT of Gossypium raimondii isolate GPD5lz chromosome 3, ASM2569854v1, whole genome shotgun sequence contains these proteins:
- the LOC105797327 gene encoding calmodulin-like protein 5 yields the protein MVYNVPKGSELPNKKQLRKVFLDCDVDDNNVLTKEEIKNAFDRFGSLFPGFRAWRALKRADKNKDGCISLDELDNLIDYAYKRGYFNVG